A window from Chrysemys picta bellii isolate R12L10 chromosome 2, ASM1138683v2, whole genome shotgun sequence encodes these proteins:
- the PRP4K gene encoding serine/threonine-protein kinase PRP4 homolog, producing MAAAVESVLREPEIEDADISERSVNEENGEISEGEQPQNKHSRHKKKKHKHRSKHKKHKHSSEEDKDKKHKHRHKHKKHKRKEVVDASDKEDGPAKRTKIDFLAPLEDLEKQRALLKAELENELMEGKVQSGMGLILQGYESGSEEEGEINEKVRNGNRSSTKSSNTKGKLELVDNKTSSKKASKNESKERTRHRSDKKKSKIGIDGVKEKTTRSKSKERRKSKSPSKRTKSQDQTRKSKSPTLKRRSQEKNRKSKSPPEDKNKADDKSKARDRRRSPVVNESKSRDRGKKSKSPIELRSKSKDRRSRSKDRKSRRSETDKEKKQIKSPSKDASSGKENRSPSRRPGRSPKGRSLSPKRDKLRRSRSPLLNDRRSKQSKSPSRTQSPGRRAKSRSAERKRREPERRRLSSPRTRPRDDILSRRERSKEASPLRWSPSRRRSRSPIRRRSRSPLRRSRSPRRRSRSPRRRDRGRRSRSRLRRRSRSRGGRRRRSRSKVKEDKFKGSLSEGMKAEQDSSSDENLEDFDVEEEDEEALIEQRRLQRQAIVQKYKYLTEDSNMSVPSEPSSPQSSTRSRSNSPDDILERVAADVKEYERENVDTFEASVKAKHNLMTVEQNNGSAQKKLLAPDMFTESDDMFAAYFDSARLRAAGFGKDFKENPNLRDNWTDAEGYYRVNIGEVLDKRYNVYGYTGQGVFSNVVRARDMARANQEVAVKIIRNNELMQKTGLKELEFLKKLNDADPDDKFHCLRLFRHFYHKQHLCLVFEPLSMNLREVLKKYGKDVGLHIKAVRSYSQQLFLALKLLKRCNILHADIKPDNILVNESKTILKLCDFGSASHVADNDITPYLVSRFYRAPEIIIGKIYDYGIDMWSVGCTLYELYTGKILFPGKTNNHMLKLAMDLKGKMPNKMIRKGVFKDQHFDQNLNFMYIEVDKVTEREKVTVMSTINPTKDLLADLIGCQRLPEDQRKKVHQLKDLLDQILMLDPAKRISINQALQHAFIQEKI from the exons AATTGAAGATGCTGATATTTCTGAGAGAAGTGTCAATGAAGAAAATGGTGAAATATCAGAAGGAGAACAACCTCAGAATAAGCACAGCCGACAcaaaaaaaagaaacacaaacacCGAAGTAAACACAAGAAACACAAACATTCTTCAGAAGAAGACAAGGACAAAAAACATAAACACAGGCACAAACATAAGAAACATAAACGGAAAGAGGTTGTTGATGCCTCCGACAAAGAAGATGGACCAGCAAAAAGAACTAAAATTGATTTCTTAGCTCCTCTAGAAGATTTGGAGAAACAAAGAGCATTATTAAAAGCTGAACTTGAGAATGAGTTAATGGAAGGAAAAGTTCAATCTGGGATGGGGTTAATATTACAAGGTTATGAGTCAGGTTCGGAAGAAGAGGGAGAAATCAATGAAAAGGTGCGAAATGGCAATAGGTCTTCAACTAAATCATCAAACACTAAGGGGAAACTAGAGCTTGTGGACAATAAAACAAGTTCCAAAAAAGCAAGTAAGAATGAATCAAAAGAACGGACTAGGCACAGATCTGATAAAAAGAAAAGCAAGATAGGAATTGACGGAGTGAAAGAGAAAACAACTAGAAGCAAATCAAAAGAGAGGAGAAAATCAAAAAGCCCATCTAAAAGAACTAAATCTCAAGATCAAACAAGGAAATCAAAGTCTCCGACCCTTAAAAGGCGGTCtcaagagaaaaatagaaagtcTAAGTCTCCTCCGGAGGATAAGAATAAAGCAGATGATAAGAGTAAAGCAAGAGATCGCAGAAGGTCTCCAGTTGTAAATGAAAGCAAAAGTCGAGATCGTGGCAAAAAATCCAAATCTCCAATAGAACTAAGAAGCAAATCCAAAGACAGAAGGTCACGATCAAAAGACAGGAAATCAAGGAGATCGGAGACTGACAAAGAGAAGAAGCAAATTAAATCTCCTTCAAAAGATGCTTCTTCAGGGAAAGAAAACAGGTCTCCTAGTAGAAGACCTGGCCGCAGCCCTAAAGGAAGAAGCCTATCTCCAAAACGTGATAAATTACGAAGAAGCAGATCTCCTCTTCTTAATGATCGCAGATCAAAACAGAGTAAATCACCCTCTCGAACTCAGTCTCCTGGTAGAAGAGCAAAGAGCAGATCAGCAGAAAGGAAACGAAGAGAACCAGAAAGGAGGCGTCTTTCTTCTCCCAG AACCCGACCTAGAGATGATATTCTCTCTAGACGGGAGAGATCAAAAGAAGCCAGCCCACTCAGATGGTCACCATCCAGAAGAAGATCTAGGTCTCCGATCCGAAGGAGATCTCGTTCACCTCTCCGACGTAGCCGGTCTCCAAGAAGGAGAAGCAGGTCTCCTCGGAGGAG GGATAGAGGTCGGAGGAGTAGATCTCGGCTTAGGAGGAGGTCTAGGTCACGGGGTGGTCGTAGACGTAGGAGTAGAAGCAAAGTTAAGGAAGATAAatttaaaggaagtctttctgAAGGCATGAAAGCTGAGCAGGATTCCTCATCAGATGAGAA CCTTGAAGACTTTGATGTAGAAGAAGAAGATGAAGAAGCTCTGATAGAGCAGAGAAGATTACAGAGACAAGCAATTGTTCAG AAATACAAGTACCTGACTGAAGACAGTAACATGTCTGTGCCATCTGAACCAAGCAGTCCTCAGAGCAGCACACGTAGTCGTTCAAATTCGCCAGATGACATTCTAGAACGTGTAGCTGCTGATGTTAAAGAGTATGAACGGGAAAATGTTGATACATTTGAGGCCTCTGTAAAAGCCAAACACAACCTCATGACAGTTGAACAAAATAATG GCTCAGCTCAGAAGAAGCTATTAGCTCCTGACATGTTCACAGAATCGGATGATATGTTTGCTGCATACTTTGAT AGTGCTCGTCTTAGGGCTGCTGGCTTTGGAAAAGACTTCAAAGAAAACCCCAATCTCAGGGATAACTGGACTGATGCAGAAGGCTATTATC GTGTTAACATAGGTGAAGTTCTAGATAAACGTTACAATGTTTATGGTTACACTGGCCAGGGAGTTTTCAGTAACGTAGTGCGAGCCAGAGATATGGCCAGAGCAAACCAAGAAGTGGCAGTCAAAATAATCAGGAACAATGAACTTAT gCAAAAAACTGGTCTCAAAGAACTGGAATTTTTGAAGAAGCTCAATGATGCAGATCCTGATGACAAATTTCATTGTCTGCGATTGTTCAGACATTTTTATCACAAACAGCACCTCTGTCTCGTATTTGAACCACTCAG TATGAATTTACGAGAGGTACTGAAAAAGTATGGAAAGGATGTCGGTCTCCACATTAAAGCTGTACGGTCCTACAGCCAGCAATTGTTCCTGGCATTAAAACTACTTAAAAGATGTAACATCCTACATGCTGATATTAAACCAGACAATATTTTG GTGAATGAATCTAAAACCATATTAAAGCTTTGCGATTTTGGATCAGCTTCACATGTTGCAGATAATGACATCACACCATATCTTGTCAGTAGATTTTATCGAGCTCCTGAAATTA TTATAGGCAAAATCTATGATTATGGTATAGATATGTGGTCAGTAGGCTGCACGTTATATGAACTTTATACAGGAAAAATACTGTTTCCTGGCAAAACCAATAACCATATGTTGAAACTTGCCATGGACCTCAAAGGAAAGATGCCAAACAAG ATGATCCGAAAAGGTGTATTCAAAGATCAACACTTTGATCAAAATCTCAACTTCATGTATATAGAAGTAGACAAAGTAACAGAAAGG GAAAAAGTTACTGTCATGAGCACCATTAATCCAACCAAGGACCTGTTAGCAGACTTGATTGGGTGCCAACGACTCCCTGAAGACCAGCGGAAAAAAGTACATCAGCTAAAGGACTTGTTGGACCAGATCCTAATGTTAGACCCAGCCAAACGGATTAGCATCAACCAGGCTCTGCAACACGCCTTCATCCAGgaaaaaatttaa